From a single Candidatus Neomarinimicrobiota bacterium genomic region:
- a CDS encoding C25 family cysteine peptidase — translation ERHRIISHPDAHGFLRQGYPDLPHVNTTIRIPHDGEVEASVLSVGFDDFRLGPVAPSKGSITRSKSLQQIPYRFDPFYETDEWFPSENITLGKPFILRGARGVNVQFQPFQYNPGTGILRVAKSLVVEIRSDGGVAAGGGQPHRKSEFDAIYRDLFLNYVTDESSSLGQIDEPGELVIIAHDSFVDAVAPLAQWKIQKGIPTTVVVLSEIGSSSEDIKVYLRTKYETRELTYVILVGDASEIPVMWGTTDAASDPSYVMLEGDDFYPDAFISRISASSVEHVEAQVNKILAYEKTPTGGEWYHKGLGIASNEGYDIPPNYMRDWERAEILREILLGYTYEQVDQVYDPGASRSEVTGTLNDGRSIVNYIGHGSGTNWATTGFGNSDALRLENGERLPFIIDISSLNGQWHGKTCLAEAFLRNPGGGAVGMFSSSVSPSWVPPTVMQKRLIKLLVAEEKLTLGALTLSGSLRALEAYQGGREGVAVVEEYNLFGDCTLPVRTATPTRLEVSHPSIITPGSTTFSVATSVADALVSLSMGGVIFGTGVTDESGIAVLDFHRDPDQVDAMILTVTARNTVPYVRTIAVMEPIRPHITLSSYEIDDSDGNGDGSTDYGETVRLSLELRNSGRLAAENVTAVVSTDDPFISVEADSLRFGDIPPQASRLSDDVIVFHVSPLTPDAHAILFSIHARANKSAGSEMSWSDNIAVAVGAPELSYAGYSLVRLDSLLNLEIGRTEAIVVSIVNDGSEGVEEIELHLSSESKHISIVDGVAIMTAVPAGARMSSADDPFIISSDETMPLGSEVEFTLEMSTSDGYAASSEFKIAAGDNIISSKDVPKNFGVSSAESVLSIEEWVFLADLDVMVNITHSWVEDVALKLESPSGTVIDLIKGVSVSGGGFEETVFDDDAPVSIVEASAPFSGSFRPEAPLSTFNGELALGEWKLHVLDKFPQLDNGTLNEWALIVKGAEPPCRSGDVSADGDLDMLDVSYIISLVVGIPESPSDQQLCAADYNHNGEVSIADAVQLLNDILGVSLPRQVAAAGVALEVREKSVVLHPTGAVGGVEFTVVSESAVSAVNHESVSVQLNCVGKRTRVAVYSEDARPLSEADLLTVAGQFSIKDLRAVDRSGNEITADIVNIPSHFVLHNPYPNPFNPTTTIRYDLPEAGRVSLIIYDILGRKVAVAVDSWQEAGAHEVVWSAADIPSGIYFVRMASGAFSRVRKVVVLR, via the coding sequence GAGCGCCATCGGATCATCTCGCACCCTGACGCACATGGATTTCTCCGGCAAGGCTATCCTGATCTTCCTCACGTCAATACGACCATCAGAATTCCCCACGACGGCGAGGTTGAGGCAAGCGTCTTATCCGTAGGGTTCGACGATTTCCGTCTCGGTCCGGTAGCGCCTTCGAAAGGGAGCATCACCAGAAGCAAGTCGTTGCAACAGATTCCGTATCGCTTTGATCCCTTCTATGAGACGGATGAGTGGTTTCCCTCCGAAAATATCACCCTCGGCAAACCGTTCATTCTGAGGGGTGCAAGAGGCGTCAATGTCCAGTTTCAGCCGTTTCAGTACAACCCCGGAACAGGCATTCTGAGGGTAGCCAAGTCGCTGGTAGTCGAAATTCGTTCAGATGGTGGGGTCGCCGCAGGAGGGGGTCAGCCTCACCGCAAGAGCGAATTCGACGCTATCTACCGCGATCTGTTCCTGAACTACGTTACTGATGAATCTTCATCGCTTGGGCAGATCGATGAGCCGGGAGAGCTGGTCATCATCGCACACGACAGTTTTGTGGATGCCGTTGCGCCGCTGGCACAATGGAAGATCCAGAAGGGAATCCCCACCACGGTGGTTGTGCTGAGTGAAATCGGTTCTTCCAGCGAAGATATTAAAGTGTATTTGCGGACAAAGTACGAGACACGGGAGTTGACCTATGTCATCCTGGTGGGAGATGCATCTGAGATACCCGTCATGTGGGGTACGACCGACGCGGCTTCTGACCCCAGCTACGTCATGCTCGAGGGCGACGATTTTTATCCCGATGCTTTCATTTCCAGGATTTCCGCCAGTTCGGTGGAACATGTTGAGGCGCAAGTAAACAAGATTCTTGCTTACGAGAAAACGCCCACAGGCGGGGAGTGGTATCACAAGGGGTTAGGGATCGCCAGCAACGAGGGTTATGATATTCCGCCGAACTACATGCGGGACTGGGAACGGGCCGAAATTCTGCGAGAGATACTTCTCGGCTATACTTATGAGCAGGTGGATCAGGTCTACGATCCCGGCGCCTCGCGGTCAGAAGTTACGGGTACTCTCAATGACGGCAGATCCATCGTGAACTATATCGGCCACGGCTCAGGCACGAACTGGGCGACGACAGGATTCGGCAACTCCGATGCACTGCGATTAGAGAACGGCGAAAGATTACCGTTCATCATCGACATTTCCAGTCTCAACGGTCAGTGGCACGGCAAGACCTGCCTGGCGGAGGCGTTCTTGCGCAATCCTGGTGGAGGCGCCGTGGGGATGTTCTCTTCATCGGTGAGTCCTTCGTGGGTGCCGCCTACAGTGATGCAGAAGCGTCTGATTAAACTGCTTGTGGCAGAGGAAAAACTGACTCTCGGTGCACTTACACTATCCGGTTCGCTGCGCGCACTGGAGGCGTATCAGGGCGGACGTGAGGGAGTAGCCGTGGTCGAAGAATACAATCTCTTCGGCGACTGCACTCTGCCTGTCAGGACGGCGACGCCGACCAGGCTTGAAGTCTCCCATCCCAGCATAATCACACCGGGATCGACCACCTTCTCTGTCGCCACATCGGTTGCTGACGCCCTTGTATCTCTCTCTATGGGCGGGGTCATCTTCGGCACCGGCGTCACCGATGAATCGGGCATTGCTGTGTTGGACTTCCACCGCGATCCTGATCAAGTGGACGCCATGATCCTCACTGTCACAGCAAGGAACACTGTTCCGTACGTCAGAACCATCGCCGTGATGGAGCCGATACGACCGCACATCACGCTCAGCTCGTATGAGATTGATGACAGCGACGGCAACGGAGACGGCTCGACAGACTACGGCGAAACTGTCCGTCTCAGTCTTGAGTTGAGGAACAGCGGTCGGCTCGCTGCCGAAAATGTGACAGCGGTCGTTTCTACGGATGATCCCTTTATTAGCGTAGAGGCAGATTCTCTCAGGTTTGGTGATATACCGCCGCAAGCCAGCAGACTGAGTGATGACGTCATTGTCTTCCACGTTTCACCGCTGACCCCCGACGCCCATGCCATTCTATTCTCGATCCATGCGCGAGCGAATAAGAGCGCGGGATCAGAGATGAGTTGGTCGGATAATATTGCTGTTGCCGTTGGAGCTCCGGAGCTGAGCTACGCGGGATACTCTCTTGTGAGGTTAGATTCGTTGCTCAATCTTGAAATCGGCAGAACGGAAGCCATTGTAGTTTCTATTGTGAACGATGGATCGGAGGGGGTAGAGGAGATTGAGCTGCACCTCAGTTCGGAGTCGAAGCATATCTCTATCGTGGACGGAGTGGCGATCATGACGGCAGTCCCGGCTGGCGCTCGAATGTCGAGCGCTGATGACCCATTTATCATCTCATCAGATGAGACAATGCCCCTCGGTTCGGAAGTAGAGTTCACCTTGGAGATGTCGACATCGGACGGCTACGCGGCGTCAAGCGAATTCAAAATTGCGGCGGGAGACAATATTATTTCCAGCAAAGATGTGCCCAAGAACTTCGGCGTTAGCAGCGCTGAGTCCGTCCTCAGCATAGAAGAGTGGGTCTTCTTAGCTGACCTGGACGTGATGGTAAATATTACTCATTCGTGGGTGGAGGACGTTGCCCTGAAGCTAGAGTCGCCTTCGGGCACTGTCATCGATCTCATCAAAGGCGTGAGCGTGAGCGGCGGCGGTTTTGAGGAGACGGTCTTTGACGATGATGCCCCCGTCTCAATTGTAGAAGCGTCGGCCCCTTTCAGCGGTTCTTTCCGGCCCGAGGCGCCTCTGTCAACCTTCAATGGTGAGCTGGCACTGGGCGAGTGGAAGCTGCATGTTTTAGATAAATTTCCGCAGTTGGACAATGGCACCTTGAACGAATGGGCTCTAATCGTCAAGGGAGCCGAACCACCCTGCCGCTCAGGCGACGTCTCGGCGGACGGCGACCTCGATATGCTGGACGTGAGCTACATAATTAGTCTTGTTGTGGGGATTCCCGAAAGTCCCAGTGACCAGCAACTGTGCGCGGCAGATTATAATCACAATGGAGAGGTTTCCATTGCCGATGCCGTTCAGCTGTTGAACGATATACTGGGCGTCAGTCTGCCGCGGCAAGTCGCCGCCGCGGGCGTTGCTCTAGAAGTGCGGGAGAAGAGTGTCGTCTTGCATCCCACTGGCGCCGTAGGGGGTGTTGAATTCACGGTAGTGTCAGAGAGTGCGGTGTCAGCGGTGAACCATGAGAGTGTTTCTGTTCAACTGAACTGTGTCGGCAAGCGGACACGGGTTGCGGTCTATAGCGAAGATGCCCGTCCCCTGTCTGAGGCAGATTTGCTCACTGTGGCGGGCCAGTTCTCCATCAAGGATCTGCGTGCGGTGGACAGGTCCGGCAATGAAATCACTGCTGACATCGTGAACATTCCTTCTCACTTTGTCTTGCACAATCCCTATCCCAACCCCTTTAACCCCACCACCACTATCCGGTACGATCTCCCCGAAGCAGGGCGAGTATCTCTGATCATCTATGATATCCTCGGGCGTAAAGTGGCAGTAGCAGTGGACAGTTGGCAGGAGGCAGGAGCACACGAGGTGGTGTGGTCAGCGGCGGATATTCCTTCGGGGATTTATTTTGTGAGGATGGCGAGCGGCGCTTTCAGTCGGGTGAGGAAGGTGGTGGTGTTGAGGTGA